The following proteins come from a genomic window of Nocardioides albertanoniae:
- a CDS encoding DHA2 family efflux MFS transporter permease subunit, protein MTRHPSPTTIVLTVITGTVMIPIDITIVAVAIARLSQETGASLPVIQWVATGYTLALATVIPAAAWAISRFGARQVFLTAIGVFTIGSGLVAASWNVESLIAFRVLQGLGGGFVMPAAMTLTLRSAPPEQRGRLMALMGLPVLIGPVFGPMLGGWLLDTMSWRWMFLINLPLGIGGLLLGLRNLPRLTDGASTRLDRRGLLLLPPAMALLVLGTSFAEDTLLAPDVLIPIVAGVVLVALFVRHALRAPAPLLDIRLLRRRLTGGSAALLVCFAGGYFGSMILVPLYWQVVRGESATTAGLLMAPAGIAAGIMIQISGRLIDRFPPLPVVGSGIVVSTLAFGALALQLSADASMLALATTHAIATAGAGFVMLPTMTIATRYLEDSAIPAGSTMINVLNQLATALCTAGVSVLLAAALSTRLPGLAGDGIGALSSVTPAARAEVAPLAAEAMQAAFWLPVTMMAISALIALIVFRRTPSARATIESARPDQRSGRVGAS, encoded by the coding sequence ATGACCCGCCACCCCAGCCCGACCACGATCGTGCTCACCGTCATCACCGGCACGGTGATGATCCCCATCGACATCACGATCGTCGCGGTAGCGATCGCCCGTCTCTCCCAGGAGACGGGCGCTTCGCTTCCGGTGATCCAGTGGGTGGCCACCGGCTACACGCTCGCGCTGGCGACGGTCATCCCGGCCGCAGCCTGGGCGATCAGCCGCTTCGGCGCCCGCCAGGTCTTCCTGACCGCGATCGGCGTCTTCACGATCGGCTCCGGCCTGGTCGCGGCGTCGTGGAACGTCGAGTCGCTGATCGCGTTCCGAGTGCTGCAGGGGCTGGGCGGCGGCTTCGTGATGCCGGCCGCGATGACGCTGACGCTGCGGTCGGCGCCGCCCGAGCAGCGCGGCCGGCTGATGGCCCTGATGGGCCTGCCGGTGCTGATCGGCCCAGTCTTCGGGCCGATGCTCGGCGGTTGGCTGCTCGACACCATGTCGTGGCGGTGGATGTTCCTGATCAACCTGCCGCTGGGCATCGGCGGCCTGCTCCTCGGGCTGCGCAACCTCCCCCGCCTGACCGACGGCGCCAGCACCCGCCTCGACCGTCGTGGCCTGCTCCTGCTGCCGCCCGCGATGGCCCTGCTCGTGCTGGGCACGTCGTTCGCCGAAGACACGCTGCTCGCCCCCGACGTGCTCATCCCGATCGTCGCCGGCGTCGTCCTGGTGGCGCTGTTCGTGCGGCACGCACTCCGCGCGCCGGCACCGCTCCTCGACATCCGGCTGCTGCGTCGCCGCCTGACCGGCGGCAGCGCCGCGCTGCTGGTCTGCTTCGCGGGCGGCTACTTCGGCTCGATGATCCTGGTGCCCCTCTACTGGCAGGTCGTACGCGGCGAGTCGGCCACCACGGCCGGGCTGCTGATGGCTCCGGCCGGCATCGCGGCCGGCATCATGATCCAGATCTCCGGGCGCCTCATCGACCGCTTCCCGCCGCTGCCGGTGGTCGGCTCGGGCATCGTGGTCTCCACCCTGGCGTTCGGCGCCCTCGCGCTCCAGCTCAGCGCCGACGCCTCGATGCTCGCGCTCGCCACGACCCACGCGATCGCGACCGCGGGCGCCGGGTTCGTGATGCTGCCGACGATGACGATCGCCACGCGCTACCTCGAGGACAGCGCCATCCCGGCCGGCTCGACGATGATCAACGTGCTCAACCAGCTCGCCACCGCACTGTGCACGGCCGGCGTCTCGGTGCTCCTCGCCGCCGCGCTCTCCACGCGCCTTCCCGGCCTGGCCGGTGACGGCATCGGTGCGCTCAGCTCGGTGACACCGGCCGCGCGCGCCGAGGTCGCGCCCCTGGCCGCCGAGGCCATGCAGGCCGCCTTCTGGCTCCCGGTCACCATGATGGCGATCTCCGCGCTCATCGCGCTCATCGTCTTCCGGCGCACCCCATCGGCCCGAGCCACCATCGAGTCGGCCCGTCCCGACCAGAGATCAGGTCGAGTCGGCGCATCCTGA
- a CDS encoding GNAT family N-acetyltransferase yields the protein MFNIDLGDGAEIVLRDRSTDYGVHKLINANLEHLREWEPWAHSDQSMISVASLGTYLLTQWVKGEMIPCVIRQDGQVAGATTARINLYEKSATIGYWLGEDYEGRGLVTRAVSALLDTLFKDHDIARAIIDTSVMNTRSRAVAERLGFTLEGTMRGAQAYPGERRDLVVYGLLREEWRREEQ from the coding sequence GTGTTCAACATCGACCTCGGCGACGGGGCGGAGATCGTCCTGCGTGACCGCTCGACCGACTACGGCGTCCACAAGCTCATCAACGCCAACCTCGAGCATCTGCGCGAGTGGGAGCCGTGGGCCCACTCCGACCAGAGCATGATCAGCGTCGCCTCGCTCGGCACCTACCTGCTGACCCAGTGGGTCAAGGGCGAGATGATCCCGTGCGTCATCCGCCAGGACGGTCAGGTCGCCGGCGCGACGACCGCCCGCATCAACCTCTACGAGAAGTCGGCGACGATCGGCTACTGGCTGGGCGAGGACTATGAGGGCCGCGGCCTGGTCACCCGGGCCGTCTCGGCGCTGCTCGACACGCTCTTCAAGGACCATGACATCGCCCGCGCGATCATCGACACCTCGGTGATGAACACGCGCAGCCGTGCGGTGGCCGAGCGCCTCGGTTTCACCCTCGAGGGCACCATGCGCGGGGCCCAGGCCTATCCGGGCGAGCGCCGCGATCTGGTCGTCTACGGCCTGCTGCGCGAGGAATGGCGGCGCGAGGAGCAGTGA
- a CDS encoding serine hydrolase, translating into MSPATRQPGPARWSILAVDTASGDVILEHDPDLLLPTASVGKLFLLHHLAELIDADPSVGRQLLRKDAVAPVADSGLWQHLDAASLTVGDCARLVGAVSDNLATNVLLDHVGIAAVQAVAERLAAGGSTLLDSVRDVRRPEGPPMLSTGCASDWVAYFREPHPTVLSWLAPATDLSMLSSAFGLDPLAHTEPSSTGPVDGLRVWSKTGTDDGVRAEVGLLEVGYRRAAYAAICRFEGEVGPVLARMRAHGEQLLEALRPAGGVLSEARP; encoded by the coding sequence ATGAGCCCGGCGACCCGACAGCCCGGACCGGCCCGGTGGTCGATCCTCGCGGTCGACACCGCCTCGGGCGACGTGATCCTCGAGCACGACCCCGACCTGCTCCTGCCGACCGCGAGCGTGGGCAAGCTCTTCCTGCTCCACCACCTCGCCGAGCTGATCGACGCCGACCCGTCGGTGGGCCGGCAGCTGCTGCGCAAGGACGCCGTGGCCCCGGTCGCCGACAGCGGGCTGTGGCAGCACCTCGACGCCGCCTCGCTCACGGTCGGCGACTGCGCGCGCCTGGTCGGCGCGGTCTCCGACAACCTGGCCACCAACGTGCTCCTCGACCACGTCGGCATCGCTGCGGTCCAGGCGGTCGCCGAGCGGTTGGCCGCAGGCGGGTCGACGCTGCTCGACTCGGTGCGCGACGTACGCCGCCCCGAGGGTCCACCGATGCTCTCCACGGGCTGCGCCTCCGACTGGGTCGCCTACTTCCGGGAGCCGCACCCGACCGTGCTGTCCTGGCTGGCGCCGGCCACGGACCTCTCGATGCTCTCCTCCGCGTTCGGCCTCGACCCGCTGGCGCACACCGAGCCTTCCTCCACCGGTCCGGTCGACGGTCTGCGGGTGTGGAGCAAGACCGGCACCGACGACGGCGTGCGCGCCGAGGTCGGGCTGCTCGAGGTGGGCTACCGGCGGGCTGCGTACGCTGCGATCTGCCGTTTCGAGGGCGAGGTCGGTCCGGTGCTGGCTCGGATGCGGGCCCACGGGGAGCAGCTCCTGGAGGCGCTGCGGCCGGCCGGCGGCGTACTATCCGAAGCCCGTCCCTGA
- a CDS encoding helix-turn-helix transcriptional regulator — MSTSARMLQLLSLLQTHRFWPGTELSSRLEVSERTLRRDIERLRDLGYDVDASRGVAGGYQLRAGNALPPLLLDDDEAVAIAVGLRTAAAGLVAGMGDTSAQALGKVVALMPPRLRRRMDAVTSQTDSLPWGGRVSLDAGVLGVLAQACRDDEALTFVYQAPSAEPAQRRVEPHRLVMLGSRWYLLAYDRVRHDWRSFRVDRVSAPMTTGQTFRPREIPGGDAAAYVQAGIRARPAAHDVSVVLQAEPDVVARRVGRWGDVEPAEGGCRLRMQVDDLGWPVMILVGIDADFTVERPAELAELVAKAGERFARSGARS, encoded by the coding sequence ATGAGCACGAGTGCCCGGATGCTGCAGCTGCTGTCGCTGCTGCAGACCCATCGATTCTGGCCCGGCACCGAGCTGTCCAGCCGTCTCGAGGTCAGCGAACGTACGCTGCGCCGCGACATCGAGCGGCTGCGTGACCTCGGCTACGACGTCGATGCCAGCCGAGGCGTCGCCGGCGGATACCAGCTTCGCGCCGGCAACGCGCTGCCGCCGCTGCTGCTCGACGACGACGAGGCGGTCGCGATCGCCGTCGGGCTGCGTACGGCCGCGGCCGGGCTGGTCGCCGGGATGGGCGACACCTCCGCACAGGCGCTCGGGAAGGTGGTCGCGCTGATGCCGCCGCGGCTGCGCCGCCGGATGGACGCGGTCACCTCGCAGACCGACTCGCTGCCCTGGGGTGGCCGGGTGTCGCTGGACGCCGGGGTGCTCGGGGTCCTCGCCCAGGCCTGTCGCGACGACGAGGCGCTGACCTTCGTCTACCAGGCTCCCTCCGCCGAGCCGGCCCAGCGCCGGGTCGAGCCGCACCGGCTCGTGATGCTCGGCAGCCGGTGGTATCTGCTCGCCTACGACCGGGTGCGCCACGACTGGCGCTCGTTCCGTGTCGACCGGGTCAGCGCCCCGATGACCACCGGCCAGACCTTCCGCCCCCGCGAGATCCCCGGCGGAGACGCGGCTGCCTACGTGCAGGCCGGGATCCGTGCCCGGCCCGCGGCCCATGACGTCTCCGTCGTGCTGCAGGCCGAGCCCGACGTGGTCGCGCGCCGGGTGGGGCGCTGGGGCGACGTCGAGCCCGCCGAGGGCGGCTGCCGGCTGCGGATGCAGGTCGACGACCTGGGGTGGCCGGTGATGATCCTCGTCGGGATCGACGCCGACTTCACCGTCGAGCGGCCCGCGGAGCTCGCCGAGCTGGTCGCGAAGGCGGGGGAGAGGTTCGCCCGCTCGGGCGCCCGGTCGTGA
- a CDS encoding ATP-binding cassette domain-containing protein: protein MTHYTNRPVIRTEGLTRSFTRGKKTVEAVRGLDLEIQEGELVAFLGPNGAGKSTTLRMLTTLIPPTSGTAEVAGHDVLRSRAAVRRSIGYVGQGNAAAFVQRGRDELMSQARAHGIPRAAAKPRIDELLIAFDLHDHADRPVQTLSGGQRRRLDIAIGLLNHPEVLFLDEPSTGLDPQNRANLQEQIRRLHDDGTTIVLTTHYLEEADALAGRVIVVDHGVVIADDTASRLKDRLGDLVVLGFATESEAASAAARAETGSAGPTLIERHGTQVTIRTPRGTEKAPGLAIDLATQGTPAIRMEVHAPTLDDVFLDLTGRSLRESAQSAESAGSTTHTEGAAA, encoded by the coding sequence ATGACGCACTACACCAACCGACCGGTGATCCGCACCGAAGGCCTGACCAGGAGCTTCACCCGGGGCAAGAAGACCGTCGAGGCCGTACGCGGGCTCGACCTCGAGATCCAGGAAGGCGAGCTCGTCGCGTTCCTCGGCCCCAACGGAGCCGGCAAGTCGACCACACTGCGGATGCTGACCACTCTCATCCCACCGACCTCCGGCACCGCCGAGGTCGCCGGCCACGACGTCCTTCGCTCCCGAGCAGCCGTGAGGCGCTCGATCGGATACGTGGGGCAGGGCAACGCCGCCGCGTTCGTCCAGCGCGGCCGCGACGAGCTGATGTCGCAGGCCCGGGCGCACGGCATCCCGCGTGCCGCCGCGAAGCCGCGCATCGACGAGCTGCTCATCGCCTTCGACCTGCACGACCATGCCGACCGTCCGGTGCAGACGCTCAGCGGCGGCCAGCGGCGCCGGCTCGACATCGCGATCGGGCTGCTCAACCACCCCGAGGTGCTCTTCCTCGACGAGCCCTCGACCGGCCTCGACCCGCAGAACCGCGCCAACCTGCAGGAGCAGATCCGCCGCCTCCACGACGACGGCACCACGATCGTGCTCACCACCCACTACCTCGAGGAGGCCGACGCCCTCGCCGGACGAGTGATCGTCGTCGACCACGGGGTCGTGATCGCCGACGACACCGCGTCGCGGCTCAAGGACCGTCTCGGCGACCTGGTGGTCCTCGGCTTCGCCACCGAGTCCGAGGCTGCGTCCGCCGCCGCCCGCGCCGAGACGGGATCGGCCGGCCCCACGCTCATCGAGCGGCACGGCACCCAGGTCACCATCCGTACGCCGCGCGGCACCGAGAAGGCGCCGGGGCTGGCCATCGACCTGGCCACCCAGGGCACCCCCGCGATCCGCATGGAGGTGCACGCACCCACCCTCGACGACGTCTTCCTCGACCTCACCGGCCGCAGCCTGCGCGAGTCGGCGCAGTCGGCGGAGTCGGCCGGTTCCACCACCCACACCGAAGGAGCAGCAGCATGA
- a CDS encoding sensor histidine kinase → MADPALQMIAEGICELLGFGIAVVNVVRGDQLEVVALNGMISALNANGERETAEEILGTRWALSDLRDNLARGENWGAWRFVPHERVNLHEGTWIATTNMINASDAWHPHDMLIAPILDDDGEIRGCLSVDMPISGHRPDFTHRRVLNRFAKRAQRVVLGYLEREQLFERAANLETAKEFLRDASSKLSLAEVLDASHDALIRGLDADGIWMATKGPGRRMVVHSTPGLNWDPDPALAALTSRNSARYWAEGTYSIQRRQRITDSSEWNDQAAVADKFFETLGAESALVVPVGADYEWLGHIVLLRSPGRPTWSDAEGRLALELGRDFGRIVLTANAYTQERDLAQQLADADRERNRLIEAVARELRIPVTALGTSLNALGSEHVNTLQWIVQVETLTARSAQIEGIVGDLLLLSRVADPANAPGETTIEVSEMLDDVLDELDPDGARKDIECVLTTPTGPAYVRGDPRELRAAFLHLVKNALTYSHRGSRVNVTLYSAGNEVTIIVADAGVGIDLEEHSKVFDAFYRGSNSALGGSRGAGLGMTLVEQITRRHQGLVELDSSPGNGTRVALTLPGVG, encoded by the coding sequence GTGGCGGACCCCGCTCTCCAGATGATCGCCGAGGGGATCTGCGAGCTCCTCGGGTTCGGCATCGCCGTGGTCAACGTGGTGCGTGGCGACCAGCTCGAGGTGGTCGCGCTCAACGGCATGATCAGCGCCCTCAACGCCAACGGGGAGCGCGAGACCGCCGAGGAGATCCTCGGCACCCGGTGGGCCCTCTCCGACCTGCGCGACAACCTCGCCCGGGGCGAGAACTGGGGCGCCTGGCGGTTCGTCCCGCACGAGCGGGTCAATCTCCATGAGGGCACCTGGATCGCCACCACCAACATGATCAACGCCTCCGACGCCTGGCATCCCCACGACATGCTGATCGCGCCGATCCTCGACGACGACGGCGAGATCCGGGGCTGCCTCTCGGTCGACATGCCGATCAGCGGGCACCGGCCCGACTTCACCCATCGGCGTGTGCTCAACCGGTTCGCGAAGCGCGCCCAGCGGGTCGTGCTCGGCTATCTCGAGCGGGAGCAGCTCTTCGAGCGTGCCGCCAACCTCGAGACGGCCAAGGAGTTCCTGCGCGACGCCAGCTCCAAGCTCAGCCTCGCCGAGGTGCTCGACGCCAGCCACGACGCGTTGATCCGCGGTCTCGACGCCGATGGCATCTGGATGGCGACCAAGGGCCCCGGCCGCCGGATGGTCGTGCACTCCACACCGGGCCTCAACTGGGATCCCGACCCCGCCCTCGCCGCGCTCACCTCACGCAACTCGGCCCGCTACTGGGCCGAGGGCACCTACTCGATCCAGCGACGTCAGCGCATCACCGACTCCTCGGAGTGGAACGACCAGGCTGCCGTCGCCGACAAGTTCTTCGAGACCCTCGGGGCCGAGAGCGCGCTCGTCGTGCCGGTCGGCGCCGACTACGAGTGGCTGGGTCACATCGTGCTGCTGCGCTCCCCCGGGCGCCCGACGTGGAGCGACGCGGAGGGGCGGCTGGCGCTGGAGCTGGGCCGCGACTTCGGGCGCATCGTGCTCACCGCGAACGCCTACACGCAGGAGCGAGACCTCGCCCAACAGCTGGCCGACGCCGACCGTGAGCGCAACCGGCTGATCGAGGCGGTCGCCCGCGAGCTCCGCATCCCGGTCACCGCGCTCGGCACCTCGCTCAACGCCCTGGGCAGCGAGCACGTCAACACCCTGCAGTGGATCGTGCAGGTCGAGACGCTCACCGCGCGCAGCGCCCAGATCGAGGGCATCGTCGGCGACCTGCTGCTGCTCTCGAGGGTCGCCGACCCGGCGAACGCTCCCGGCGAGACCACCATCGAGGTCTCCGAGATGCTCGACGACGTGCTCGACGAGCTCGACCCCGACGGCGCCCGCAAGGACATCGAGTGTGTCCTGACGACACCGACCGGACCGGCGTACGTCCGGGGCGACCCGCGCGAGCTGCGGGCGGCCTTCCTACACCTGGTGAAGAACGCGCTGACCTACAGCCACCGCGGCTCACGGGTGAACGTCACGCTCTACAGCGCCGGCAACGAGGTCACCATCATCGTCGCCGACGCCGGTGTCGGGATCGACCTCGAGGAGCACTCGAAGGTCTTCGACGCGTTCTACCGAGGCTCCAACTCCGCGCTCGGCGGCTCGCGCGGCGCCGGTCTCGGGATGACCCTGGTCGAACAGATCACCCGGCGTCACCAGGGGCTCGTCGAACTCGACTCCAGCCCGGGTAACGGCACCCGGGTCGCGCTGACTCTGCCCGGGGTCGGGTAG
- a CDS encoding dipeptidase, with amino-acid sequence MSNSTEDIKARVSELFPGIRKDLEDLVRIESVSADPERLSEVEKSAEKTHALFAAEGFDVEIVRAYDGAPPAIVGEKKGPEGAPTVLLYAHHDVQPENDHADWDTPPFEPTEVGERLYGRGAADDKAGIAAHVGAVRALAALGENGELPVTVRLFIEGEEEVASGTLPALLEKFKDRLEADVIVIADSGNWDIGVPALTTSLRGLIRVDVALRTLTHAVHSGMWGGLAPDAIMALVRLLDTLWDEDGAPAVEGLVSGTAADVDYPEERLRAESGAIEALQWVGKGSAVERMWTQPAITITGIDAPKVDGASNTLAASARAKVTIRIAPGDSGENAVAALTKHLEKHVPWGAELTTTVVDTGEPIVLDATGPAYDAARAAFTEAWDGTAPIDMGVGGSIPFIAEFLEAFPKASVLVTGVEDPDTRAHGANEGLHLAEFERVIVAEALLLQKLGRG; translated from the coding sequence ATGAGCAACTCCACCGAAGACATCAAGGCCCGGGTAAGCGAGCTCTTCCCCGGGATCCGCAAAGACCTCGAGGACCTGGTGCGCATCGAGTCGGTGAGCGCCGACCCCGAGCGCCTGAGCGAGGTGGAGAAGAGCGCGGAGAAGACCCACGCGCTCTTCGCCGCGGAGGGCTTCGACGTGGAGATCGTGCGCGCCTACGACGGCGCCCCGCCCGCGATCGTGGGCGAGAAGAAGGGGCCGGAGGGTGCGCCGACGGTGCTGCTCTACGCCCACCACGACGTGCAGCCGGAGAACGACCACGCCGACTGGGACACTCCGCCGTTCGAGCCGACCGAGGTCGGTGAGCGTCTCTACGGTCGCGGCGCGGCCGACGACAAGGCCGGCATCGCGGCCCACGTCGGCGCGGTCCGGGCGCTGGCCGCTCTGGGCGAGAACGGTGAGCTGCCGGTGACGGTCCGACTCTTCATCGAGGGTGAGGAGGAGGTCGCCTCCGGCACGCTCCCCGCGCTCCTGGAGAAGTTCAAGGACCGGCTCGAGGCCGACGTCATCGTCATCGCCGACTCCGGCAACTGGGACATCGGCGTGCCCGCGCTGACCACCTCGCTGCGCGGCCTGATCCGCGTCGACGTCGCGCTGCGCACCTTGACCCACGCGGTCCACTCCGGCATGTGGGGCGGTCTGGCTCCCGACGCGATCATGGCCCTCGTACGCCTCCTCGACACCCTCTGGGACGAAGACGGTGCGCCCGCGGTCGAGGGTCTGGTCAGCGGCACCGCGGCCGACGTCGACTACCCGGAGGAGCGGCTGCGTGCCGAGTCCGGGGCGATCGAGGCGCTGCAGTGGGTGGGCAAGGGATCGGCCGTCGAGCGGATGTGGACCCAGCCGGCGATCACGATCACCGGCATCGACGCCCCCAAGGTCGATGGTGCCTCCAACACCCTCGCGGCGAGCGCACGCGCCAAGGTCACCATCCGGATCGCCCCGGGCGACTCCGGTGAGAACGCGGTCGCCGCCCTCACCAAGCACCTGGAGAAGCACGTTCCGTGGGGCGCCGAGCTGACCACCACGGTGGTCGACACCGGCGAGCCCATCGTCCTCGACGCGACCGGACCGGCCTACGACGCCGCCCGCGCGGCCTTCACCGAGGCCTGGGACGGCACCGCCCCCATCGACATGGGCGTGGGCGGATCGATCCCGTTCATCGCCGAGTTCCTCGAGGCGTTCCCGAAGGCGAGCGTGCTGGTCACCGGCGTCGAAGACCCCGACACCCGCGCCCACGGCGCCAACGAGGGTCTCCACCTCGCTGAGTTCGAGCGCGTCATCGTCGCCGAGGCACTGCTGCTCCAGAAGCTGGGACGCGGCTGA
- a CDS encoding sterol carrier family protein, with the protein MPARLKPAAAAAVADALDRVRNGEQAKADLRLLTKHFLALLEERAPGKSVEVRVPPYAAVQVIDGVRHTRGTPPAVIETDAATWIALATAELTWAEAVDSARVRASGERTDLSVHLPL; encoded by the coding sequence GTGCCAGCCCGACTCAAGCCCGCGGCGGCCGCAGCCGTCGCCGATGCTCTCGACCGCGTACGCAACGGGGAGCAGGCCAAGGCCGACCTGCGGCTCCTGACCAAGCACTTCCTCGCCCTCCTCGAGGAGCGTGCACCGGGCAAGAGCGTGGAGGTCCGGGTGCCGCCCTACGCAGCGGTGCAGGTCATCGACGGCGTCAGGCACACCCGAGGCACTCCGCCGGCGGTGATCGAGACCGACGCGGCGACCTGGATCGCGCTCGCCACCGCCGAGCTGACCTGGGCAGAGGCCGTCGACAGCGCCCGGGTCCGCGCCTCGGGAGAGCGCACCGATCTCTCGGTCCATCTGCCCTTGTAA
- a CDS encoding ABC transporter permease: MSTITVPSAEIQRTARLASRPTGFLVDTWTVLVRELTPKLRQPASMLFAMVQPLVFLGLFAPLLPAVESGSALQWFVPGIVVMTALMGASMTGADLTAEIRSGSHERLLVSPLSRPSLLVGRALKEVVPVLFQTVAILVVVTPFSFDLHLAGVLVGAVIVSLFAIGMGALSFALATAAKEQDWVFWTVQQMLIFPLLLLSGVLLPLDGAPGWLRFLSDINPMTYVVEAERALFAGEFPADVVAGGFVAGAVVAAIGVLVGVRTMDRAS; the protein is encoded by the coding sequence ATGAGCACCATCACCGTCCCGAGCGCGGAGATCCAGCGCACCGCCCGCCTCGCGAGCAGGCCGACCGGGTTCCTCGTCGACACCTGGACCGTGCTGGTCCGCGAGCTCACCCCGAAGCTGCGCCAGCCGGCCTCGATGCTCTTCGCGATGGTGCAGCCGCTGGTCTTCCTGGGCCTGTTCGCGCCGCTCCTGCCCGCGGTCGAGAGCGGCAGCGCGCTGCAGTGGTTCGTGCCGGGCATCGTCGTCATGACGGCGCTGATGGGCGCCTCCATGACCGGCGCCGACCTGACCGCGGAGATCCGCTCCGGCTCCCACGAGCGGCTGCTGGTCTCGCCTCTCTCCCGGCCGTCGCTGCTGGTCGGGCGGGCCCTGAAGGAGGTCGTGCCGGTGCTGTTCCAGACGGTCGCGATCCTCGTCGTGGTCACCCCGTTCAGCTTCGATCTCCACCTCGCCGGGGTCCTGGTCGGCGCCGTCATCGTCTCGTTGTTCGCGATCGGGATGGGCGCGCTCAGCTTCGCCCTGGCCACCGCCGCGAAGGAGCAGGACTGGGTCTTCTGGACGGTGCAGCAGATGCTGATCTTCCCGCTGCTGCTCCTCTCCGGCGTGCTCCTCCCCCTCGACGGCGCCCCCGGATGGCTGCGGTTCCTCAGCGACATCAACCCGATGACGTACGTCGTCGAGGCCGAGCGTGCGCTCTTCGCCGGTGAGTTTCCGGCCGATGTCGTCGCCGGCGGCTTCGTCGCGGGAGCGGTCGTCGCGGCGATCGGGGTGCTCGTCGGCGTACGGACCATGGACCGGGCGAGCTGA